A single region of the Rhodoligotrophos defluvii genome encodes:
- a CDS encoding GlxA family transcriptional regulator, whose translation MYKIAFLLLPEYQLLGVVSALETLRVANSLYPQPRFEAILVHDTSAMVASSSGIPLQAHCHIRDLREFDALIVCSSFKHDKYENGETQNLIRRFARHGKAIGSVESGVYHIAKAGVLNGYTATAHFNNLPLFAQLFPEVKFVKKVYTWCDKRMTCAGGSACIDMMLHLVTATLGNAVAARVANIIIHPYRRDLWAPLDDIFTSAYNGLPSTVREACRIMEDAIQEPLKVEDIAAQLGVSRRHLDRMFCHSLKCSTSDYYRMIRLSRARKLVKATKIDLSTISTRCGFYSYSHFLQRYREAYGVSPTEDRFSHTITPTEPSQVSPLNDLHPYQNQLDPIRMI comes from the coding sequence ATGTACAAGATCGCGTTTCTCCTGCTCCCCGAATACCAGCTGCTTGGTGTCGTCTCGGCGTTGGAGACCCTGCGGGTCGCCAACTCCCTCTATCCGCAGCCTCGTTTTGAGGCGATCCTGGTGCACGATACCAGCGCCATGGTCGCCTCCAGCAGCGGCATCCCTCTTCAGGCGCACTGCCATATCCGCGACCTCAGGGAGTTCGATGCCCTCATCGTGTGCTCCAGCTTCAAGCACGACAAATACGAGAACGGCGAGACACAGAACTTGATCCGGCGCTTTGCCCGCCACGGCAAGGCGATCGGCTCCGTCGAAAGCGGCGTCTACCACATCGCCAAGGCGGGGGTGCTGAACGGCTACACCGCCACGGCGCATTTCAACAACCTTCCGCTCTTCGCCCAGCTATTCCCGGAAGTGAAGTTCGTCAAGAAGGTCTATACCTGGTGCGACAAGCGCATGACATGCGCCGGAGGCAGCGCCTGCATCGACATGATGCTGCACTTGGTGACCGCTACCCTTGGCAACGCGGTCGCAGCGCGGGTGGCCAACATCATCATTCATCCCTACCGGCGCGATCTCTGGGCGCCGCTGGATGACATCTTCACCTCGGCCTATAACGGCCTGCCGTCCACGGTGCGCGAGGCATGCCGAATTATGGAGGATGCGATCCAGGAGCCGCTCAAGGTTGAGGATATCGCCGCGCAGCTGGGCGTTTCACGCCGCCATCTCGACCGCATGTTCTGCCACAGCCTGAAATGCAGCACGTCCGACTACTACCGGATGATCCGGCTGTCGCGAGCGCGCAAGCTGGTCAAGGCGACCAAAATCGATCTCTCGACCATCAGCACCCGCTGCGGCTTCTATTCCTACTCGCATTTCCTGCAGCGCTATCGCGAGGCCTATGGCGTGTCCCCGACCGAAGATCGCTTCTCCCACACCATCACGCCGACCGAGCCGAGCCAGGTCTCGCCGCTGAACGATCTGCACCCCTATCAAAACCAGCTCGACCCCATTCGCATGATCTGA
- a CDS encoding branched-chain amino acid ABC transporter permease: protein MFQPLKPQHWVLIAAAIAVMAAIPLATRDSYLLHVLILSMIFGIFASAWNLVAGFAGLKTFGHHAFFGIGAYASALISINAGLSPWITVWIAALAATVAGLFIGLPILRIKSMPHVAIVTLGFAEMVRIVISNLQSITRGELGLWGIPAFNGFTLPGLGKVAFTPADKVPYYYLVLVLLIASTAVISLLMRSKTGLAMVAMRDAEDAAESLGVNLTRQKLLVFGVSAFLVGLAGAFYAHYIAILTPSAAVGADLMILIIAMALVGGLGTLSGPLIGALILTVAVELLRDLDNYRLLVYGALIVLVVMFLPRGLATLGPLVTRRIGARA from the coding sequence ATGTTTCAACCGCTGAAGCCGCAGCATTGGGTGCTCATCGCTGCCGCCATCGCGGTCATGGCGGCGATCCCGCTCGCCACGCGCGACAGCTACCTGCTGCACGTGCTGATCCTGTCGATGATCTTCGGCATCTTCGCTTCGGCCTGGAACCTGGTCGCCGGCTTCGCTGGCCTCAAGACCTTCGGCCATCACGCGTTTTTCGGGATCGGCGCCTATGCTTCGGCCCTGATCAGCATCAATGCGGGCTTGAGTCCCTGGATCACGGTGTGGATCGCGGCGCTGGCGGCGACCGTGGCGGGCTTGTTCATCGGGCTGCCGATCCTGCGGATCAAGTCCATGCCGCATGTGGCGATCGTGACGCTGGGCTTTGCGGAGATGGTGCGCATCGTCATCTCCAACCTGCAATCGATCACCCGTGGCGAGCTTGGGCTGTGGGGCATACCGGCCTTCAATGGCTTCACGCTGCCGGGCCTCGGCAAGGTGGCGTTCACGCCTGCCGACAAGGTGCCCTATTACTATCTGGTGCTGGTGCTGCTGATTGCCTCCACGGCCGTGATCAGCCTGCTGATGCGGTCGAAGACGGGGCTCGCCATGGTGGCCATGCGCGATGCGGAGGACGCGGCGGAGAGCCTGGGCGTCAACCTCACCAGGCAGAAGCTGCTGGTGTTCGGGGTCAGCGCGTTCCTGGTGGGGCTCGCCGGTGCGTTCTATGCCCATTATATCGCCATTCTCACTCCGTCGGCGGCGGTCGGCGCCGATCTCATGATCCTGATCATCGCCATGGCGCTGGTGGGCGGGTTGGGCACGCTGAGCGGCCCGCTCATCGGCGCGCTCATCCTGACGGTTGCGGTCGAGCTGTTGCGGGACCTCGATAACTACCGCCTGCTGGTCTATGGGGCGCTCATCGTGCTGGTGGTGATGTTCCTGCCCCGCGGGCTTGCCACCCTTGGCCCGCTGGTCACCCGGCGCATCGGCGCACGCGCTTAA
- a CDS encoding mandelate racemase/muconate lactonizing enzyme family protein — protein MKLKSASIYLVESGGIRPVLLELATDEGLVGLGEAAIAYGIGGTAAAGMLKDIIERYMMRGVDPLRIESLWTEIYDHGFWAKGGGPVIFAAMSAIEQAMLDIKARHLGVPVYELLGGRMRDGLRTYANGWYFGCTSDEELPAAAEQAAADGYDALKFYPFATVLPEGRLRHPSLRAASDPTVVRRAIARVAAIRSAVGPDVELMLDLSAGITPDDTIRFCHAIEKYDITYVEEPADPGDIGSLVKIANAISQRIAVGERVYTRYGFRDILETRAVDILQPDIGNTGGLLEARKIAAMAEAYSLKVQPHICASALSTAVGMHFSAAIPNFYIQEHFPYWGRIPGHTEVLENPLEPTVKNGVLPVSGAPGFGVTLRREALQNSLFATFTLAG, from the coding sequence ATGAAACTGAAATCGGCCAGCATCTATCTCGTCGAAAGCGGCGGCATTCGTCCGGTTCTGCTCGAACTCGCTACCGACGAGGGCTTGGTGGGCCTGGGAGAAGCCGCCATTGCCTACGGGATCGGCGGCACGGCGGCGGCCGGCATGCTCAAGGACATCATCGAGCGTTACATGATGCGCGGCGTCGACCCCCTGCGCATCGAGAGCCTGTGGACGGAGATCTATGATCACGGCTTCTGGGCCAAGGGCGGCGGACCGGTCATCTTCGCGGCCATGAGCGCCATCGAGCAGGCCATGCTTGACATCAAGGCGCGTCACCTCGGCGTGCCCGTCTATGAGCTGCTGGGCGGCCGCATGCGCGACGGTCTCAGAACCTACGCCAATGGCTGGTATTTCGGCTGCACCAGCGACGAAGAGCTGCCGGCCGCCGCCGAGCAGGCAGCCGCCGATGGCTACGACGCCCTGAAATTCTATCCATTCGCCACCGTGTTGCCGGAAGGGCGCTTGCGGCATCCCTCCCTGCGCGCCGCCAGCGATCCCACCGTGGTGAGGCGGGCGATCGCGCGCGTGGCCGCCATCCGGTCGGCGGTCGGGCCTGACGTGGAGCTCATGCTCGACTTGTCCGCGGGCATCACGCCCGACGACACGATCCGCTTCTGTCACGCCATCGAGAAATACGACATCACTTATGTGGAGGAGCCGGCAGATCCCGGCGATATCGGCTCGCTCGTCAAGATCGCCAACGCCATCTCCCAGCGCATCGCGGTGGGTGAGCGGGTCTATACCCGCTATGGCTTCCGCGACATCCTGGAAACGCGCGCGGTCGACATCCTGCAGCCCGATATCGGCAATACCGGCGGCCTGCTCGAAGCGCGCAAGATCGCGGCCATGGCAGAGGCCTACAGCCTCAAGGTGCAGCCGCACATCTGCGCCAGCGCGCTCTCCACTGCCGTGGGCATGCATTTCAGCGCCGCTATCCCGAACTTCTATATCCAGGAGCATTTCCCCTATTGGGGGCGCATCCCCGGCCATACCGAGGTGCTGGAGAACCCGCTGGAGCCGACGGTGAAGAACGGGGTGCTGCCGGTCAGCGGCGCGCCGGGCTTCGGGGTGACGCTCCGGCGCGAAGCCCTGCAGAACAGCCTGTTTGCCACCTTCACCTTGGCGGGTTAG
- a CDS encoding ABC transporter ATP-binding protein gives MADAPMLQVENLNVLYGDYQVLWDVSMSVGHHEVVAILGPNGSGKSTVLKAIMGLAPIRSGKVTFEGRDLTKVPTHEMVSLGISMVLERRRLFGDMTVRENVLLGAYHHSVNKDTRSRLEWVESLFPILAERRDQTAGKMSGGEQQMVAIARSLMSRPRLLLMDEPYLGLAPRIVKQIADIIRRINQEGISVIFNEQNVQLSFGVSHRGYLLEGGRVVLSGTGDEMIHSDVIRRVYLGA, from the coding sequence ATGGCTGATGCGCCGATGCTGCAGGTGGAGAACCTGAACGTGCTCTATGGCGACTACCAGGTGCTCTGGGACGTCTCCATGAGCGTCGGGCATCATGAGGTGGTGGCAATTCTCGGGCCGAACGGATCCGGCAAGAGCACGGTGCTGAAGGCCATAATGGGGCTGGCGCCGATTCGGTCCGGCAAGGTGACGTTCGAGGGCCGCGACCTCACCAAAGTGCCGACCCACGAGATGGTGAGCCTCGGCATTTCCATGGTGCTGGAGCGGCGGCGGCTGTTCGGCGACATGACCGTGCGCGAGAACGTGCTGCTCGGCGCCTATCACCACAGCGTCAACAAGGATACGCGCAGCCGGCTGGAATGGGTGGAGAGCCTGTTTCCCATTCTGGCGGAGCGGCGCGATCAGACCGCGGGGAAGATGAGCGGTGGCGAGCAGCAGATGGTGGCGATCGCCCGCAGCCTGATGTCGAGGCCCCGCTTGCTGCTGATGGACGAGCCCTATCTCGGCCTTGCGCCGCGCATCGTGAAGCAGATCGCCGACATCATCCGCCGCATCAATCAGGAGGGAATATCGGTAATCTTCAACGAGCAGAACGTCCAGCTCTCGTTCGGCGTGTCACATCGCGGCTATCTGCTCGAAGGCGGCCGCGTGGTGCTGTCGGGTACGGGCGATGAGATGATCCACTCCGACGTGATCCGCCGTGTCTATCTCGGCGCCTGA
- a CDS encoding ABC transporter ATP-binding protein, with protein MPSATPEPLLKVDGIIMSFGGIVAVDDLSFSVAPGEILALMGPNGAGKTTTFHVIAGVHSPNAGRIIFDGQEITSLKPDGRCRAGLARTFQITQPFHELTVEENVMVGALAHNRTMAEARVDARRYVEMVGLADRADVLAKGLSTGQRKRLEMARAMATRPKLMLLDEVTGGVDQKSIPGLIALVKRLRDEGLTLVIIEHNMRVINELADRAIFMNRGVAMAEGTPAEIAAHPEVIDLYLGEAMEHG; from the coding sequence ATGCCGAGCGCGACGCCGGAGCCGCTGCTGAAGGTCGACGGCATCATCATGTCTTTCGGCGGCATCGTGGCTGTCGACGACCTGTCGTTCAGCGTCGCGCCGGGAGAGATCCTCGCGCTGATGGGCCCGAACGGCGCCGGCAAGACCACCACCTTTCATGTGATTGCCGGGGTGCATTCGCCCAATGCCGGCCGCATCATCTTCGATGGCCAGGAGATCACCAGCTTGAAGCCGGACGGCCGCTGTCGCGCCGGCCTCGCCCGCACGTTCCAGATCACGCAGCCGTTCCATGAGCTGACGGTTGAGGAAAACGTCATGGTCGGGGCCTTGGCCCATAACCGCACCATGGCAGAGGCGAGGGTGGACGCGCGCCGCTATGTGGAGATGGTGGGGCTGGCGGATCGAGCTGATGTCCTGGCCAAAGGGTTGAGCACCGGTCAGCGCAAGCGGCTGGAAATGGCGCGCGCCATGGCCACCCGGCCGAAGCTGATGCTGCTGGACGAGGTGACTGGCGGGGTGGACCAGAAGAGCATTCCGGGGCTGATCGCGCTGGTGAAGCGGCTGCGCGATGAGGGGCTGACGCTGGTCATCATCGAGCACAACATGCGGGTGATCAACGAGCTTGCCGACCGCGCCATCTTCATGAACCGGGGTGTGGCGATGGCGGAGGGGACGCCAGCGGAGATCGCCGCGCATCCCGAGGTGATCGACCTCTATCTCGGGGAGGCGATGGAGCATGGCTGA
- a CDS encoding ABC transporter substrate-binding protein has protein sequence MRLRRHLKSFSLAAALSTAAFAWTGAVSAAELTIGVIGPLSGPAANSGISMRQAYEAAAAQVNKDGGVEVDGEKRQVKLIFEDSASRPEVGVSAAQKLLTRDNVDILVGDTIASSVTLAIMEIAPSFGKFMMSGQPVSIEIAKKIQSDPERFANFWKSSFNSDAYAQTLFESVNELITKGSFTPENKKVAFIVEDTDYGKSNVEYTEPLFKEAGWTVSSSETVPLGHADFYPQLSKLRGDEPDVLISIFTSVNSGIALVKQIKEQGLKSLHLAVYYPIRPEFLPGAGDAANGLLWTPLFFDPANNPKHKEFAEMFKGLTGVEGNGDHAQGFCQMSMLLNNIKAAGTIEPDKISEAFAKTDFPCVIARYVYNTENHTPKVGADYLPVPMAQIQNGVSYAIWPATTATSEFKPVE, from the coding sequence ATGAGACTGAGGCGTCACCTGAAAAGTTTCTCTCTCGCGGCCGCACTCTCCACCGCAGCATTCGCCTGGACCGGAGCTGTTTCGGCTGCCGAGCTCACCATCGGCGTTATCGGTCCGCTCAGCGGACCTGCCGCCAATTCCGGCATTTCCATGCGCCAGGCCTATGAGGCGGCCGCTGCGCAGGTGAACAAGGACGGCGGGGTCGAGGTCGATGGCGAGAAGCGCCAGGTCAAGCTGATTTTCGAGGACAGCGCGTCGCGCCCGGAGGTCGGGGTCAGCGCTGCTCAGAAGCTGCTGACTCGCGACAATGTCGACATTCTGGTTGGTGATACGATCGCCAGCTCCGTGACCTTGGCGATCATGGAAATTGCGCCGAGCTTCGGCAAGTTCATGATGAGCGGCCAGCCGGTGTCGATCGAGATCGCCAAGAAGATCCAGAGCGATCCCGAGCGTTTCGCCAATTTCTGGAAGTCGAGCTTCAACAGCGATGCCTATGCGCAGACGCTGTTCGAGTCTGTCAACGAACTGATCACGAAGGGCAGCTTCACCCCGGAGAACAAGAAGGTTGCCTTCATCGTCGAGGATACCGACTACGGCAAGTCCAATGTCGAGTATACCGAGCCCCTGTTCAAAGAGGCCGGCTGGACAGTCTCCTCGAGCGAGACGGTGCCGCTGGGCCATGCCGACTTCTATCCGCAGCTTTCGAAGCTGCGCGGCGATGAGCCGGACGTGCTGATCTCGATCTTCACCTCGGTCAATTCCGGCATCGCCCTGGTCAAGCAGATCAAGGAGCAGGGGCTGAAGTCGCTGCACCTTGCGGTCTATTACCCGATCCGTCCCGAATTCCTGCCGGGGGCGGGCGATGCGGCCAATGGCCTGTTGTGGACGCCTCTGTTCTTCGACCCTGCAAACAACCCGAAGCACAAGGAATTCGCCGAGATGTTCAAGGGCCTGACCGGGGTCGAGGGCAATGGCGACCATGCCCAGGGCTTCTGCCAGATGAGTATGCTGCTCAACAACATCAAGGCTGCGGGCACGATCGAGCCGGACAAGATCTCCGAAGCTTTCGCCAAGACCGACTTCCCGTGTGTGATTGCGCGCTACGTCTACAACACTGAGAACCACACACCGAAGGTGGGCGCGGACTACCTGCCGGTGCCCATGGCGCAGATCCAGAACGGCGTCAGCTACGCAATCTGGCCGGCGACGACCGCCACGTCCGAGTTCAAGCCGGTCGAGTAG
- a CDS encoding branched-chain amino acid ABC transporter permease → MNYAIFLEQVINGLIVGSMYALIGSGIALIYGTMRVLNLAHGEFYMLGGYFVFFLIVTYGVPSYLAIPVAVVATFILGALIQRLTIHYLLLQEGWAFSTIAATLGLSIFLQNAALLLFGEQFQSVPYYLSGVVALGDIRLPVQRLLIFAVALLTIAAMTFILKRTRLGWAIRATSQDRDAAAVVGIPAQRIYLITFGIAAALGAIAAAMLAPIYAINPWSGMPILLKGFVVVILGGLGSFPGAIAGGLILGVVEAIGVQLTSSEWRDVIAFALMIAVIWWRPWGLFGRKPS, encoded by the coding sequence TTGAACTACGCGATCTTCCTGGAGCAGGTCATCAACGGTCTGATCGTCGGCTCGATGTATGCCCTGATCGGCAGCGGCATTGCTCTGATCTATGGCACGATGCGCGTGCTGAACCTCGCCCATGGCGAGTTCTACATGCTGGGCGGCTATTTCGTCTTTTTCCTGATCGTCACCTATGGGGTGCCGTCCTATCTCGCCATACCCGTTGCCGTCGTGGCTACCTTCATCCTCGGCGCGCTCATCCAGCGGCTGACCATCCACTACCTGCTATTGCAGGAGGGTTGGGCCTTCTCGACCATTGCCGCTACCTTGGGACTCTCCATCTTCCTGCAGAATGCGGCGCTGCTGCTGTTTGGCGAGCAGTTCCAGAGCGTGCCCTATTATCTCTCGGGCGTGGTGGCCCTGGGCGACATCCGGCTGCCGGTGCAACGACTGCTCATCTTCGCGGTGGCGCTTCTGACCATCGCGGCCATGACTTTCATTCTGAAGCGCACCCGGCTGGGCTGGGCCATTCGCGCCACGTCGCAAGACCGCGACGCTGCCGCCGTGGTCGGCATCCCCGCTCAGCGCATCTATCTCATCACCTTCGGCATCGCCGCGGCGCTCGGAGCCATCGCGGCCGCCATGCTAGCGCCGATCTATGCCATCAACCCGTGGAGCGGTATGCCGATCCTGCTCAAAGGGTTCGTGGTGGTGATCCTCGGCGGGCTCGGCAGCTTTCCCGGTGCGATTGCGGGCGGCCTCATTCTCGGCGTGGTGGAAGCCATCGGCGTGCAGCTCACATCCTCCGAATGGCGGGACGTGATCGCTTTCGCCCTGATGATCGCCGTGATCTGGTGGCGGCCCTGGGGCCTGTTCGGAAGGAAGCCGTCGTGA
- a CDS encoding DJ-1/PfpI family protein, with product MNRRLLLRSGLAVAALFGLVAGLWILSLPPASAVGTPPAIAREETEAALAALKPPKRVRPLIAIIGINEGTETTDYLMPYGILRRADVADVMALATKPGPVTLYPALQVEPQATIADFDARHPEGADYVIVPAMHRDDDPIIMQWLNGQQRKGAIVIGVCAGAKVVAAAGLLDGKRATTHWYYLDELREKHPTVQYVANRRLVVDQGVATTTGITASMPMMLTLIEAIAGRDKALAVGQDLGLAEWDARHDSDAFKFTRPFALTAILNTLTFWNREQLGIELAPGVDEVSLALVADAWSRTYRSQTVTFAATANAVETRNGIRVIPDQFAESWPTARRILPIGNERPAEALDQALTGITARYGMRTGDFVAMQLEYPR from the coding sequence ATGAATCGGCGCCTCTTATTGCGAAGCGGATTGGCGGTAGCCGCCCTGTTCGGACTGGTTGCCGGGCTTTGGATTCTGTCATTGCCGCCTGCTTCGGCTGTCGGAACCCCGCCGGCGATCGCGCGGGAGGAGACTGAAGCCGCCCTCGCGGCGTTGAAGCCACCCAAGCGCGTGCGCCCGCTGATCGCGATCATCGGCATCAACGAGGGCACCGAGACCACCGATTATCTCATGCCTTACGGCATCCTGCGGCGCGCCGACGTCGCCGACGTGATGGCGCTCGCAACCAAGCCTGGGCCGGTCACGCTTTATCCCGCGCTCCAGGTCGAGCCTCAGGCCACGATTGCGGACTTTGATGCGCGTCATCCGGAAGGTGCCGATTATGTCATCGTCCCGGCCATGCACAGGGATGACGATCCGATCATCATGCAATGGCTCAACGGCCAGCAACGGAAGGGCGCAATCGTCATAGGCGTCTGCGCGGGGGCCAAGGTCGTCGCCGCCGCTGGCTTGCTCGACGGCAAGCGGGCGACGACCCACTGGTATTACCTCGATGAGCTGCGCGAGAAGCATCCCACGGTCCAATATGTCGCCAACCGGCGGCTGGTGGTTGACCAAGGCGTGGCCACCACCACGGGGATCACCGCGTCCATGCCAATGATGCTCACGCTTATCGAGGCTATTGCCGGCCGCGACAAGGCGCTGGCCGTCGGCCAGGATCTCGGCCTCGCCGAATGGGATGCGCGTCATGACAGCGATGCTTTCAAGTTCACCCGTCCGTTTGCGCTGACGGCGATCCTCAACACGCTCACCTTCTGGAACCGGGAGCAACTCGGTATCGAACTTGCACCTGGAGTGGACGAGGTGTCCCTTGCCCTTGTCGCAGATGCCTGGTCGCGCACCTATCGGTCACAGACAGTGACCTTTGCCGCCACAGCCAATGCAGTCGAGACCCGTAACGGCATCCGCGTCATCCCCGATCAGTTCGCCGAGAGCTGGCCGACCGCGCGGCGCATTTTACCGATCGGGAATGAGCGCCCGGCCGAGGCATTGGATCAAGCTCTTACCGGCATCACGGCACGTTATGGAATGCGCACGGGCGATTTCGTTGCCATGCAGCTCGAATATCCGCGATGA
- a CDS encoding putative glycolipid-binding domain-containing protein, with protein sequence MSEAPSQERRELFCWRRIDMVGLELLALRRNAEGVWVESSVICGWQGGYRLDHSWQLTPDWRTLSLGIERWDADGRRSLSLKRDGNRWLVDGEPRPDLDGADEPDLSVTPFCNTLIIRHMLADEGSTLTVDTAYVNGDDLRVSRSRQRYDFKASGCFRYVDLGLAAGFEADLHVDNDGLVRHYEHLFERVEVSS encoded by the coding sequence ATGTCCGAAGCGCCAAGTCAGGAACGGCGAGAGCTCTTTTGCTGGCGCCGTATCGATATGGTCGGTCTGGAGCTTCTGGCCTTGCGGAGAAACGCGGAGGGCGTGTGGGTGGAATCATCCGTCATCTGCGGCTGGCAGGGTGGCTATCGGCTGGACCACAGCTGGCAACTCACGCCCGACTGGCGGACCCTGTCGCTTGGGATCGAGCGGTGGGATGCGGACGGGCGGCGGTCGCTCTCACTTAAGCGGGACGGCAACAGGTGGCTCGTTGACGGTGAGCCCCGACCGGACCTGGACGGCGCGGACGAGCCGGACCTTTCGGTAACCCCCTTCTGCAACACCCTTATCATCCGTCACATGCTCGCGGACGAGGGCAGTACTCTCACCGTGGACACGGCCTATGTGAACGGGGATGACCTGAGAGTCTCGCGCTCACGCCAACGCTATGATTTCAAGGCGTCAGGATGTTTCCGCTATGTCGACCTGGGGCTGGCGGCGGGCTTCGAGGCGGATCTCCACGTGGATAATGACGGGCTGGTGCGCCATTACGAGCATCTGTTCGAGCGGGTCGAGGTCAGCAGCTGA
- a CDS encoding ArgE/DapE family deacylase: MLDKDIARAIGDAVDAAFDDQVRFTQEMVRIPSLRGQEHTMQDFMADAMARRGLDVDHWRIDVNDIKDLPGFAPVSISYENSFNVVGTYRPKARKGRSLIFNGHVDVVPTGPWERWTSPPFEPRIEGKWMYGRGAGDMKAGLAATLFAFDAVRAAGFVPTAPIHFQSVVEEECTGNGTLACLQRGYRADCAFVPEPLEPKLMRAEVGLIWFRVHVDGDPQHASAGFNNVGANAIEKALSLWPPIKALEDVWNARKVDHPIYKDHPHPIRVNLGEISGGEWTSSVPAKAVLNVRVGVLPGVKLSDIRDEIEACVRKAALADPYLSNNPPRVEYHGHMAEGYVLENAQVPEAVLADCHSAVFNTKLEEAATSAATDARFFGLYQNTPGLVYGPICERPHGIDERVDLDSVRAVTKTMALFLAEWCGVEKG; the protein is encoded by the coding sequence ATGCTCGACAAGGATATTGCCCGAGCGATTGGCGACGCGGTGGACGCGGCGTTCGATGATCAGGTGCGCTTCACGCAGGAGATGGTGCGCATACCTTCGCTGCGGGGCCAAGAGCACACCATGCAGGACTTCATGGCCGATGCGATGGCCCGGCGCGGCCTCGATGTGGACCATTGGCGCATCGACGTGAACGATATCAAGGACCTGCCGGGCTTTGCGCCGGTGAGCATATCGTACGAGAATTCGTTCAACGTGGTGGGCACCTACCGGCCGAAGGCGCGCAAGGGCCGCTCGCTCATCTTCAACGGGCATGTGGATGTGGTGCCGACGGGGCCATGGGAACGGTGGACGTCGCCACCCTTCGAGCCGCGCATCGAAGGCAAGTGGATGTATGGCCGCGGGGCGGGCGACATGAAGGCCGGCCTGGCGGCGACGCTGTTCGCCTTTGATGCGGTGCGGGCGGCCGGCTTCGTGCCCACGGCGCCGATTCATTTCCAGTCGGTGGTCGAGGAGGAATGCACCGGCAACGGCACCTTGGCTTGTCTGCAGCGCGGCTATCGCGCCGATTGCGCCTTCGTGCCCGAGCCGCTGGAGCCAAAGCTCATGCGCGCCGAGGTGGGGCTGATCTGGTTCCGCGTGCATGTGGACGGCGATCCGCAGCATGCTTCCGCCGGCTTCAACAATGTCGGCGCCAATGCCATCGAGAAGGCGCTGAGCCTGTGGCCGCCCATCAAGGCACTGGAAGATGTGTGGAACGCGCGCAAGGTGGACCATCCCATCTACAAGGACCATCCCCATCCGATCCGGGTCAATCTCGGCGAAATCTCGGGTGGCGAATGGACGTCCAGCGTGCCGGCCAAGGCGGTTCTGAACGTGCGCGTGGGCGTGCTGCCGGGCGTGAAGCTCTCGGATATCCGGGACGAAATCGAGGCGTGTGTCCGCAAGGCAGCTCTCGCCGATCCCTATCTCTCCAACAATCCGCCGCGGGTCGAGTATCACGGCCACATGGCGGAAGGCTATGTGCTGGAGAATGCGCAGGTGCCGGAGGCGGTGCTCGCCGACTGCCACTCTGCGGTGTTCAACACGAAGCTGGAGGAGGCGGCCACCTCCGCAGCCACGGACGCGCGCTTCTTCGGCCTCTATCAGAACACCCCGGGCCTCGTTTACGGTCCTATCTGCGAACGGCCGCATGGGATCGATGAACGGGTAGACTTGGACTCGGTGCGGGCGGTGACCAAGACCATGGCGTTGTTCCTGGCCGAGTGGTGCGGTGTGGAGAAGGGGTAG